The following are from one region of the Gossypium hirsutum isolate 1008001.06 chromosome D03, Gossypium_hirsutum_v2.1, whole genome shotgun sequence genome:
- the LOC107950507 gene encoding transcription factor bHLH18: MEIISNKWISEVEMVEDPTFFPQFTIPNMDYSFDDTNFQSFSSESYSSYPNINNGSSNIQAFHQGVDDNEFKRPMKQLKTDNNWNFSINENIPPPPPPPKASSSSSPSSHIISFHNSNPSPAVSQQYYEITKKVGSTTRTPLHAQDHVIAERKRREKLSQRFISLSALIPGLKKTDKASVLGDAIKYMKQLQEEVATLEEQAAKKATESVILVKKSQIYADDETSSSDENFDSNQTNNKLFPEIEARVSDKDVLIRIHCEKNKGFISNIMNEVEKLHLCVLNTNVLPFGQATLDITIVAQMEAEFSMTVKDLVKSLRLALLKFM; encoded by the exons ATGGAAATTATTTCAAACAAATGGATATCTGAAGTG GAAATGGTGGAGGATCCCACGTTTTTCCCACAATTTACAATACCAAACATGGATTATTCATTTGATGATACCAATTTCCAGTCTTTTTCTTCTGAGAGTTATTCATCTTATCCAAATATAAACAATGGTTCCTCCAACATTCAAGCTTTTCATCAAGGGGTCGACGACAACGAGTTCAAAAGGCCAATGAAACAACTCAAGACAGACAATAACTGGAATTTTTCGATCAACGAAAACATCCCACCGCCGCCACCACCACCaaaagcttcttcttcttcttccccatCTTCTCATATAATCTCCTTCCATAACTCGAATCCATCACCGGCCGTATCTCAACAATACTATGAGATTACAAAAAAAGTGGGTTCTACGACAAGGACACCATTACATGCTCAAGACCATGTAATTGCCGAAAGGAAACGCCGTGAAAAGCTTAGCCAAAGGTTCATATCACTTTCAGCACTGATTCCAGGCTTGAAAAAG ACAGACAAAGCTTCTGTCCTTGGAGATGCTATAAAGTACATGAAACAACTTCAAGAGGAAGTGGCAACACTTGAAGAACAAGCAGCTAAAAAAGCAACGGAATCAGTGATTTTAGTTAAAAAAAGCCAAATTTATGCAGACGATGAAACATCTTCATCTGATGAGAATTTTGATAGCAACCAAACAAACAACAAGCTGTTCCCTGAGATTGAAGCTAGAGTCTCAGACAAAGATGTGTTGATTCGAATCCATTGTGAGAAGAACAAAGGGTTCATTTCAAACATCATGAACGAAGTCGAAAAGCTTCATCTCTGTGTGTTGAATACTAATGTGTTGCCCTTTGGACAAGCTACTCTTGACATCACCATTGTTGCTCAG ATGGAAGCTGAGTTTTCAATGACAGTGAAGGATCTGGTGAAAAGCTTACGACTGGCTTTGTTGAAGTTCATGTGA